A DNA window from Polyangiaceae bacterium contains the following coding sequences:
- the mazG gene encoding nucleoside triphosphate pyrophosphohydrolase codes for MNRGFELPPALPLGEQRGQTFVKLVELMQRLLAPDGCPWDREQDMASMRRFVLEEACEVIDAIDDQDAEQLKEELGDLALQVVFLAELARKEAGFGPDDVVRAVCDKLVRRHPHVFEDLTVTDSKQVLANWEAIKRAEKTGRRVLDGVPRSMPALSRAQRMSDKVSRVGFDWPDASGSEAKVDEEVIELKEAIASGSRDAMEHELGDLFFALVNLARHHQIDAEGALRRATERFRTRFEHVEDRVRELHGGFPTDESGKPGAGIALEELDGYWNEAKEQSR; via the coding sequence ATGAATCGAGGTTTCGAGCTGCCCCCGGCGCTGCCCCTCGGCGAACAGCGCGGCCAGACCTTCGTCAAGCTCGTGGAGCTGATGCAGCGCTTGCTCGCTCCCGACGGCTGCCCGTGGGATCGGGAACAAGACATGGCGAGCATGCGCCGTTTCGTGCTCGAGGAAGCCTGCGAAGTGATCGACGCCATCGACGACCAGGACGCCGAACAGCTCAAAGAAGAGCTGGGCGACCTGGCGCTGCAGGTCGTGTTCTTGGCGGAGCTGGCGCGCAAAGAGGCGGGTTTCGGCCCTGACGACGTGGTGCGGGCCGTGTGCGACAAGCTCGTGCGTCGTCACCCTCACGTCTTCGAAGACTTGACGGTGACCGACTCGAAACAGGTGCTCGCCAATTGGGAAGCCATCAAGCGCGCCGAGAAGACAGGTCGCCGAGTGCTGGATGGGGTACCACGTTCCATGCCGGCCCTGTCGCGCGCACAGCGCATGAGCGACAAGGTCAGTCGGGTTGGGTTCGATTGGCCCGATGCCAGCGGCTCCGAGGCGAAGGTGGACGAGGAAGTCATCGAGCTGAAGGAAGCGATCGCTAGCGGGAGTCGCGACGCCATGGAGCATGAGCTCGGGGATCTATTTTTCGCATTGGTCAACCTGGCCCGACACCACCAGATCGACGCCGAAGGTGCGCTGCGCCGAGCGACGGAGCGCTTTCGGACGCGCTTCGAGCACGTGGAAGATCGGGTTCGCGAGCTTCACGGTGGGTTTCCCACGGACGAGAGCGGCAAGCCGGGGGCGGGGATCGCCTTGGAGGAACTGGACGGCTACTGGAACGAGGCCAAAGAGCAGAGCCGATGA